The region GATGAACCCGTTGATCGGGGGCATGCAGGCTATCGGAAGAGCAAGAACGAGGAAAGCCCCGACCCAATATCGGGGTATGATGAGAAGGCGTTTGAGGAGAAGCGCGCGGACTTGTTGAAAGAAAGTTGGGCGCTGGCCGAAGCTGAGTTGTTGATATTGTTGTGCCGGTGTGAATGATGCCGTCTTCTCGATGTCGACCGCTGTTCTTGAATCCTTCTTGCCGTCCTCTTCAACCGCAGCGATATCGTCTTGGGCAACCCGGAGAAACACATCCTCTACTGTCGGTCCGGCAACCTGGATGTCGGTCTGTCCTGCTGCTTCCAGTCTGGCGATCAACTGAGCGGCGGACTTGGAGTCGGGTGTCTTGTAGAGAATCCGGTCTTGATGGACACCTCTTGGCGCATCGAGGTCCAGCTTGTCCGCCATCGTGCTTCCACCCATGGGAATGCTCACCCGATACCCCCCGCCGAGCTGATTCTTGAGAGCGGTTCCGGTGCCTCGACATTTGATCTGACCCTTGGACAGGATGATGATATGATCAGCGAGAACCTCGCCTTCGTCCAGGAAATGAGTTGTGAAGACCATCGATCTCTTGGAACGCTCAGCTAGAATGATGTTCCAGATAGTCCGTCGAGAAACAGGGTCTAAACCGGTTGTGACCTCATCCATCATACAGACAGTCGTATCACCAACGAACATGCAGGCGAGCTGAAGCTTTCTTTTCTGACCGCCGCTCAGCGTGCCAGCCCGGCAGTGTGTCTTCTTGGTCAGGTCGCAGGCAGCGATGAGGTCATGAAGCGCTCGTTTGTCTTCGAGTCCGCCTTTAAGCTCGCGCCAAAATTGGACATGCTCAAAGACTGTGAGGCGGTTGAACAAGACATTTCTCTGCGGGCAAACGCCGAGTCGAGGGTGACGAGCATTAATAGTGATTGATCCTGCCGTTGGTGCTCCAGCCCCCGATAGCAAGTCTAGAGTCGTAGACTTGCCTGCCCCATTGACACCAAGGAGGCATAGAATTTGATTCTTTGGCGCGATTAAGTCAACTCCATCGAGAGCTTTGAAGGTTTTGCCTCTCTGACCGCAGCCAAACAGTCTCCTGATCCACGAGCCAGAGTAGACTTTGGTGAGACCAGTTGCTCGAATAGCAACAGTTGGGTCATCAGCCGTCTCAGACAGAGTCCGATTTTTGAAGTTGGTACCGTGCATGATCCgctcggtgatgatggccagGATGGGATAGACCATGATTTGGATCACCAAGAAAACCCAGAATGTCCAAAGGGCGACCTGATAGTTCCCACCCGGAATTGGTTGGCCATTCCATTCTTGAGGTATTGTCAGGATGGCTTGCGACATGTTCACAGGCTGAGCGGTATAAGCAAACTTGGCCATCTGTCAAAACAATGTCAGTAACTTGTCAGATCGTCTGGAGCAATATAGCCGTCAGTCTCACATGTGACAGGGAAAAGATGTAGTTCATCTGAGGGAACAACAGCGACAGAGGAAGCACCTGTGGCGTTTCGGCGACCTGATTCAACATGATGGCGGCACCGCCTCCGAGGCAACAGAAACAAATGATGACGAATATGCTAGAGATGATGCGCTTCGTGAAAAAAGAGGCACCAAAAATGGCTGCGTTGAGGAAGGCCAGACCATTGAAAAGCTGCCAGAAGATGGGAACTGCTGCGTTGGTTTCGGGAAAGAGTAGATTTTGATAAACTGGATAGGGTCGGTCGAGTTAGTCCCTACTTCTCTCGCAGTCTCTCACGCAGTTGTTTGAACAGGACTTACGACACCCAGAGATAAGCCATGTCGGAAACTGCACCACACTCAGTGCAAGTATGGTACCGGTGACACGGCCAGCCGGACCTCCTCCCATGGCATCGATCAACTCTGCCGTGCCACTCGCCCTATCGCCCGACACGAAGCTCACAGTATGGTAAACAGGGACAAGTGtgctgaggaagaagacaaTGGCGTAGGTCCCGATGACCAATCTGGAATACCAAGCGTCAAGGTTGTCGTTGAGGTACTGCTGGGACGTCCGGCTGTATGCCCACTCCCTCGGTCTCTCATTGCTATCGGTAATAGCATTGTCGACAGCAAGCTGGACAGGTAGATGGTATATTTGGATGGCactatcatcatcatacaCGCTGCTGTCAAGAGTCATACCGTAGTGGCGTATGGGGTCGACGATGACTGTGTAGTCCCATGTTTGGTTGTTGGAAACGCCCACTGTCAGCGGTGAATCTTTGAAGACGATAGTTGCGTAGCAGTTGGACACTCCTCGAAAGTTGGGTGTGCAGTGGCCTCTGGCTTCATTAGCCGAGTTGAAGCGAATGGTCTTGTCGTGTGGTAGCGAGGCGGCGAGTCTGTCGATGACCGTGTCGACATCAGAGCCGAGAAAATCAGGTCTGACAAGAATCAATTGTTGTGAAGCGGGTATGGCTTCGGCGAGGGCACGAATAGGACGAGCATGGCCGACCCCCAGGCGTTCCCTGCTTTTGGCAAAGTTTCGGATGTTGAGTACGAGGGCGAGAACGACGATAGGAGCCACAATGGATTGAAGAAGAGTCGATATCCAGTGCCGTGTGACTAGGAGAACGAGgttcttcttggtgatggctttCACCTGTCGGGAAAAGTCCCGAAGAGATGTTGCTGCCATTGTCACCGATCTACCTTATCACCGGCTCTCCCAGATGCCCGGCCCAAGGGTAGTCTGGACATGCCATAAACTTATGTACTAATAACCTGGGGTCCTCAATGAACTGCCCAGCCCCTTAAACCTCGTATATCTTCAGTATGGCTATCAATGCCAACTGCCCATCTCACAAAGTGACGCGGCTCTGAACGACCTTGTATGTTGTTGACAGGGGGTCACGCCCCCGGATCTCCTTTGCGGTACAGCATCACCAGGTTCCTGAGAGTATTGGTAGGGCTTGAATGGTTTAGATGCTGCATCTAGATGCAATACTGCTGATGGCCGCGCGTCCACCAACGATATGTCCCATTTGGGTTGTTCGTACTGCACCTCAAAAGGTTGCCTGGCCTTTGACAGAACCAACAACCAATGCTGTAGAACAGTGCCAAGTGATCAACATCCTGGAAAGGGTAGGTAGCATGGGCGGATTTTGTGTTCGAGTTGACAACACAAGTTGAATGTTCAAGATCAGATCAGGGCAGAGCGCGCCTGAGGCAAGGTACCCGCGATATTGCAGATGCCCTGATACAACATGTGCCAGTCCGAGACTTCTCGAATAACCATCCAGTGTATCTAATGCTTTGAGATAGAAGAAGAGCCAAAGGACGAGGGAGAGCTTGTGGTAAGCGTCTGACAGGCGCTGAGACAAGGTGACAATGGCAACATCAGCTGTGGAGAGCCAATGAAGTTTCGAACCAACAGGTTCCTTGGCACCGGACCGCAGCGTCCCGTCATTCCGTCATGTTGCGGCCGGAAGACCACCGGGAGGACTGCCGAAAGCACGGTCCATGAGCGGTTCGGATGTTATATCCGGCCGGGTGGGTCTCTCCGCGCTTCCCCGGCGAGCACACCATCACTAAAATgcgggggtggagatggcgaaAAACAGCTTTGCCGCTACGTATGCTGTGACTTGTGGATGAGAGGTGGCCACGACTGGTAGAAGAAATGCCAAGATGCAGATGGTATATCGGACCTGAAAACAAGTCGTGCATGAGCAACCTGGAGTTAAGAAAGCGGTGTGTACTTTGTATGATTGGCCGGTGGCTGCCATTGACCGCTATCGACGAGCATAGTAATCCATATATTCGTGTTCGGATGTTTTGCTGTTGTTTGGTGAATGTCTTGTCCAACTTGAATAAAATGAATTGCTGCATTGCCGTTAATAATCGATCAGGATGCTCTGAGATAGGTAGGTGACGGGAGTGGCAGCACACTTGGCAATATTCGTCCCATGGTTGAGTTTAACGCCGAAAAATTGATCAGTCCCCGAAACAATCAAGGAACCGCAGGTGCCGTTCTGGATCAACAGTGTTTCGCCCGGTGGCGAGCTGGACCTGGCGGCGGCTCGAGACGGACGCAGGCACGCAGGTGACGGACGCTGGTGATCCGTGCAAAAGCTGGGGTTGAGAGTGATGAGTGAGACCGCAAGAGCACAAACCGTTGTTTCGAGTCGACACGGACAGAGGCAACTTCAGCAGTTGTGGCAGTAATGTCGACGGTTCCATGTTTGGTTCGAGTTCAGGTTGTCCCTGGAGATGAATGCGTTACCTACCCCAAAACGAGAGCACCGAGGCAAGCAGCAAAAGTCAGCTGCGAAGGGTCACTAACAGAGCACCATATATTTCTTGGTCTGTCTATGATTAGTCGTCCCGCCCTCGCGGGCTTTGTCCACTTCGAGTTCCCCAGCGACTGCCCCATTGGTGCATTCCGCGCATCCAGCAGCACCCCTGGCCGGGTAAAGACCCCGCCTTAATCCTTCGTTCCCTGCATTCCAGTGCGCATCTGCAGCGCGTGTGCAGTGAGTGGTCTTGATTGACTGAGTCTTGggtctctccttctcccgtCGTCCTTCCTGCAACAACTTCGTGAGACGCTGGTGACCGCTTCCAGCTTCTTTTCAACAACTACCAGGTCGCCGCTCTCAGAAGTAGTCGCTGCGATCGATACCTTGCCGAAATCCGAGCCGGAGCAAGCTTCCCCTGGCCCTCCACAGTCCACACTCACCAACACAGCCACGGCTGCAAGGGGGAACAGCATTGCAAGCAATTCCATCATCCAAGCATCCAGGCATTGACATTTGCTtgcggttgctgttgccgttGCCATTGCACGCCCACTCCCAGCCGGTGGTTCGGTCGGATCGACTTTGCTGTCGCTGTGTCGCTCCATGAGTTTCCTGACCAAGTCATCATAAACGGTGTTTGATGAGGGCATCAGCAGACCACGACTAGAACAACAGAATCCTCAGTCAAGCAATTCACCATGGAACCCGTTCCTGAGACAGAGCGAATGGAGGAGTTTCGGCCCACGTCTCTCCCCTCATCAAGAGCGTCGTCTTCTGCTTCGGCGACTCCATCTACGTTGACGCCAGTCGGCCCTCCGGAATTCGACTACCTGCGAAAGCCTCCCACGATCCGCCGATCGACCGATCCCTCACCTTCGTCCTCACCAATCTCTCCAACATGGACACCTGGGTCTTTGCTCACATACCGTCCCCGTGCATCCTCGCCGCTGTCTAGCAACCACGTGCGATCCAGGTCGGCCGCAAGCCTGGCCCCGCCGCCCATGGTGCGCACACAGTCGATGCCAGGAATCAATGGCGGTGGTCACTTTTCATTGTCGCCTCAGTTTCGTCCTTCGAGCCCTGCAGGATCTCCCAGCCGCATTAGGATCCCCCGAAAGCCGGTTGACGAAGCCTTTCCCACATCGCCAACCCGGATTTCGGTTCACGACCCTGAGCGGAAGCTTGCGGAGAGGAACAGTTCGCCCAACCTGGCTCTGAGCTTAACATCTTCAGCCACTATTCCCAAGTTACGGCGGCCAGCCTCTCCCCTTCGCCATATGGCTGTTCCCGGCGCGGGCTCGTTTCCGGTCAATGGCCCTCTTACTCCATCTGCAGTTGCCACATCGCCGTCTTACCGCGCGTATGATGCGTTTTCTAGCACCTCCACCTTTTCGACAtatccatcatcatctgTTCCGTCTACCCCAACTTCACTTCGATCCAGAAGCCCTAGTATTTCCAGTCTTGAAACCATCCCAGACTCACCAGATGCAGAGGAGGCAGCTTTGGAGGCTGAGAGGATAGCGCAGCTCAAGGCAGCAGCGGAGGCAGCtgaaggcggcgaggaagagaagggaagGAGCAGTCTTGATGGCTCATCTCGTGGTAGGACCCTGAGTGGTTTCAGCTCCCGGGACAAGCGGAAGCGGTGGAGTGTATGTGGTGCCGAGAGACGACAGGACTTGGATTTGGAGACGATTTGGGAGGATTGAAACCCCCAGAGCATTGAAACAAGAGCTGGGGAGACAACTGGAATGGTTGTATTGCATCATctttgacatcatcatcatcatcatcatcataagGGCGGCGCTTACCAGTCTGTTTTTCAACCGGACGACTGTTGATAATtcggtttttcttttctttttttttttttttttttgcttcgTCTTTCTTTTGTTCTGGCAAAGGGTCAACATTGTCGGCGTTCTGTAACTCATTGATCTGATACCCTTCTGCATCAAGCACCGTGGAAGATTTGCCGCGTGAAAGTAGCTAGGCAATTTCGGGCGAGAAAGGGATTCGTCTATTGTTATTTGCATTCTCTGAACGAGCATCAATTGAGAAGCGGCCATTACAGTGCAGATGATTTTGTCAAGGGGCTCATTCTAGGGTTGCATGGCAGTATGTCTCGTCTGGCTGCGTGGGATATTCATCCCTATATAGCGGCAATGTATATCTTATCTGTTCCGCATTACACTTGAATTGTGCCCTCGATTCCAAGCTCTCCCTGGTGATCATCCCCTTTCTTGACACGAACTGTATAATACGATGCATTTGCCATGCTGAGAAGATTACTGAAGCAGATCATCAGAGGCGCTTCTCTAACTACGACACATCATGCAACTCCCACTTCTTTTCGGCGCCTTGATTGTCCTAATCAGGACCGTGGACGCTGCACCACACTTGGTGAGATGTATTGTGCCCGGGACATGAGAGTGAAATCTAACTTTTGCAACAGGGGAGGAATCATGCTCGATCTCACCAGCTACTTCAAGAGTTGCACCAGGCTTTGACAACAtcttccaccacaaccacagcagaGCCTTCCACCCTCACGGTGATACCGAGCTACATGACATCTGCTGAGGTAGCTGGCGGTGTGACGGTGACGCTCCCCGGTGCCGCGGCCGCTCTGGCGGTATCAGCAGGAGTAGTGATCCTGAATCCACTGAACCCTCTCCTCGGTATCACGAGATCAACCAGTGTGACATCAGAGCCAGTGGCTACAACCAGTTCAACTACTGTTGAGCTATTTATTTTCCGGTCTGCCACTTCAACAACCACCGTCACGTCTCGTAGCTCAACCCCCAGCAGCTGCCTCTCCGCCACCACGAGTTTGATCACCCTGACAGAGACAGTCGACATCAccgtctccaccaccgccctggctgtcaccgtcaccgtcacccccccctcttcctcctcctcctcaaccaccaccttaacaacaacctccacatCAACCAGTaccatccccctccgccGCGTGACTTCTGCCCCTTCCTCTttcacaacctccaccacaacgactcccccaacaacaaaaacaacaacaataacaacaacaacaacaacaagatcaaccgcctccatcaccacaacaaGATCACCGGTCCCCTTGACAACAcgaccaaccaccaccactaccacatCAACCCgcacaccaacaaccaccagcaccaggcCCGCAACCACCAGTGAACAAAGCACCTTTTTTGTGTCCTTGTTTTACAACCCCCCAGCCAGACCGGCAGTTACTAACTCTGTGTCTACGTCAACAACGCTGGAAATCGTCAAGACGACGACCacgccggcggcggaggccTTGGAGTTTGTGACTGCTACGCCTGTCCCTACGCCCACCATTGAGGTCGAGGATCCCGATTGCACAGAGTCTGCTGGGTTTGCAAAGGGGTTcggaaagggaaggggtgggCGGGCTTGGGGACGGAAGGaggattggggggtggatgaggagtgATTGTGTaagagatgggatgggactCGGGGGCTAATATGTATGGATGTTGGCGGGAGGGTAATATTATAATACCTAATGTCACAGAGATGAGCAGACGTGCATGAAGAGATTCGAAGTGATTTTCATTGCTTAAAGAAAGGGTATGTAAActacctccctcaccacaaaataattgagACAATACAGTAGGTTTACATGCCTTAAAAGGATAGTCCATATGCGTTCAAAGATAGTTTACAATAGGCCTTAACAAATAGTTCACAACACTTCAAAAATAGTGCACAGGCCTTACAAGATCgtttaaaggcctattaacTTACTTTTGATGTATAgtttatagtatagtataggTTAACTTACTTTAGTGTCTCAATTGTTTTGTGGGCAGGGTGACTACCTACAGACGATTACCTCGTTAAATATCCGGTCTTGTTGCTACCTCAAAACAAAGAGCTCGATGGCTATCACCCCCAACATTGCCCTTGGAGCCGTCAGTGACGAACCACcagtaataaaaaaaagcaCATTCCGGGTATCCAGTGTACTGTGTGCCCAAATCGGTGAAGCTTCTACACACCTAACACCCACCAAGCATCAACCAACCGCCCCCCCTCAGaaaaaaattataaaaaaataaaaaaaataaaaaataaaaaattcCAAAAAAATTCAACATTCCCCAACGCCATATTAGATCATCCGCGCTCCTTCGCACCATCGACTTTATCCTCCCCTTCTGTTGCATacctcacccccccctctGTTACTTATACTGCATCTGCCCATTAGGCGGCGGTGGCCCATGTCCCCATCCTTGATTCCCCTGCCCGGGAGGCGGAGGCTGCATCGGTATCccctgcccccctcccccgcgcaTGTGCTGAACATCCTGCCGGTGCGAAAGCGGCTGCGAATAGTTGCACACTCGGCAGCTGACATCTTCGTAGCCCTTCATGGAAAGAGGGATGACGGGCTACATCATTTTGCGCATACATGTCAGTAACTAACCAACCTTCATGGATCGACGATTGAGCAGGGAACGGGGATATGATTCAAAAACATACCACAAAGCAAAAGGTAAACCAGGGATGCGACTTGATGACAGAGGCCGAGTAGTTGCCGCAGTTGTGGCAGCGGCAGACGATTCCTTCGTACCCTTCGACTTCCTTGCGGAACGTGTGTTCGCCACACGTGAATATCAAACACATGTTGACGGTTGCTGAGCTATACTATGTTGCGATGCGCCGTTGGTGTATATAGAGTAGTTGATGGTGGAGTATACGGAGTAGAGCTAGGTAGAGCTgtcggtgttgatgatgatggaaggTGGTTTGTCAGAGAAAGGATGAACCTGTTCGATTTAATCTCGGGAAGGTTGAAATGACGAAGACGCTCTGGGGGTTGCCGCTTTGCGTGTTCCAACGTGGCTGTGTTTCCGATTGCGCAGAGTCCAGAGCGAGGAAGACACGGGAAGCTCCCGCCAAGAAGCTTGGGGATCTCGGCACCCACGCCTGTGCTTTATGCACTGATTGGATGAAAGCTGAAGCTTGGCAGGTGGGAGCTCTCCACACCTGTCAACCCCACTAAAAAGTCCAAAACTTTGATGAAGCGCCAAAGCAGCTTGGGGATGGCATTTCATTGAATCTGCATCGAACTAACCATTGACATTCTTACCAACGACACTCGCGACGGTTGAACCATTGAGCTACGGGCGCGCTTTTATAACCTGAGACTACATTAGCAACCTTAGACCGCAACgatacttttttttatcttttatttAATCCGGCAGCATCAATTCGAACCTCGACGACACGCGACTGGACTACACGACCGCTGATCACATACTGTCTCGAGTCCCCCCACCATGCTCTACGACCTCAACATCGCCTGGTCCCCAggcctctccccctccgaccTCCAAAACACCCTCCGCCTCTCCAAAACCCTCGGCTACGACGTAGTagccctcaacaacaccatcaccggcTCCCAAATCCCATACTCGCCCAGCCCAATaaccaaccccatccccatcctcaacccacaacaaccagccggtggtggcggtgctccctcctcaataacaaccccctcaaccacagcctcctcctccctcccctcctcctccctccccaccatcctccgccGCGCAACCCTCGAGATCACCGACCCAGCCACAACCAACTACCGCCTCCCCGACTTCACCCGCGCCTacgacctcctcgccctccgccCAACATCCGACAGGTCCTTCACCTGGGCctgcaacaacaccaccgacccGCCCGCCCTCATCTCCCTTGATCTGACACGTCCGTTGGGGtaccacatccacccccgCACCGCCATGGCGGCCGTCCACCGAGGGAGCAGATTCGAAGTCTGCTACAGCCAGGCTGTCCAGCTCTCGTCTTTGAACCCAGAGTCGGCACGGGCGAGGAGTATCTTTATCGGGAACGTGCAGAGTCTGGTCCGGGCTacgaaggggagggggatagtGATTTCTAGCGAGGCGAAATCGGCTTTGGGCCTGAGGGGGCCGGCGGATGTGGTGAATTTGATGgctgtttgggggttggggccggagagggggtttgaggggttggggacgggggcgagggcggtggtggtgaatgagggggtgaggaggagggggtttaggggggtggtggatattGTGAGTGTTGCGGAGGGGGGACCGGAGAGggcgaagggggaggaggaggagacagaTGGGAagcaggggaagaaggggcagaagcagaaggggcagcagcagcagcagcagcagggacaggggcagaagaggaagaataATGataagggtggtggtggtggtggtggtcagcaGAAGAATAAcaagaagatgaggaaggaggagatggcaTGAGTGTTTGTGAGATAGGGCTTGAGAGATAGAGGCATTTGATACCCCCATTTTGAAGACGTTTTGACGTGTTCAAGTACCCAGGCCTGTGTTCTGGCTCTGTTGAATCTCTTGTCAGGCATCATAACTGCTACGAAACAGCACATTCACCAAGAACAAACAAAGAATGATGTTGAGAACACAGGAGACTTGCTcctttccccctcttccattccgaaaaaaatataaaaaaaacaTCTAATAACAAACAAAACGAACGTCAACCCAGAAGAAATCGCTATATATACAAGTTCAAAACTCCCTCGTTCTTTCATAtcattaaaaaaaaaaaaagtcctGCCTCGTATATTTCCCCTTCATATGTGTCTTTTAAACTTTATGTAGTATATGTACCATCAGAGAGATGTCTTCTTTGCACATCTATTTCCTCCTTGGGGTTGTTTTAAatggcaacagcagcagcagcagcagtagccTGCACCAATCCCCCCAAGTTCAACTGGCTCTCCAGCTTCACACCCTCCAGGTCGatatccaccaccggcacagcaacaccaccattaTTCACGCTCTCTGCCGCACCGTTCGCAAcggctggtgtggtggctGCCGGTGGGGGCGGGGCCTCGGCCGAGGCGATGGGGATGAGGCTTGCGACACCGCCAAAGGCCCCTTCTGGGATCAAGGGgacggtgggggtggggtttgCGAGGCTGAGGGTCGAGTCCAGGGATGAGGCGGC is a window of Podospora pseudopauciseta strain CBS 411.78 chromosome 1, whole genome shotgun sequence DNA encoding:
- a CDS encoding hypothetical protein (COG:Q; EggNog:ENOG503NZZS): MAATSLRDFSRQVKAITKKNLVLLVTRHWISTLLQSIVAPIVVLALVLNIRNFAKSRERLGVGHARPIRALAEAIPASQQLILVRPDFLGSDVDTVIDRLAASLPHDKTIRFNSANEARGHCTPNFRGVSNCYATIVFKDSPLTVGVSNNQTWDYTVIVDPIRHYGMTLDSSVYDDDSAIQIYHLPVQLAVDNAITDSNERPREWAYSRTSQQYLNDNLDAWYSRLVIGTYAIVFFLSTLVPVYHTVSFVSGDRASGTAELIDAMGGGPAGRVTGTILALSVVQFPTWLISGCLYQNLLFPETNAAVPIFWQLFNGLAFLNAAIFGASFFTKRIISSIFVIICFCCLGGGAAIMLNQVAETPQVLPLSLLFPQMNYIFSLSHMAKFAYTAQPVNMSQAILTIPQEWNGQPIPGGNYQVALWTFWVFLVIQIMVYPILAIITERIMHGTNFKNRTLSETADDPTVAIRATGLTKVYSGSWIRRLFGCGQRGKTFKALDGVDLIAPKNQILCLLGVNGAGKSTTLDLLSGAGAPTAGSITINARHPRLGVCPQRNVLFNRLTVFEHVQFWRELKGGLEDKRALHDLIAACDLTKKTHCRAGTLSGGQKRKLQLACMFVGDTTVCMMDEVTTGLDPVSRRTIWNIILAERSKRSMVFTTHFLDEGEVLADHIIILSKGQIKCRGTGTALKNQLGGGYRVSIPMGGSTMADKLDLDAPRGVHQDRILYKTPDSKSAAQLIARLEAAGQTDIQVAGPTVEDVFLRVAQDDIAAVEEDGKKDSRTAVDIEKTASFTPAQQYQQLSFGQRPTFFQQVRALLLKRLLIIPRYWVGAFLVLALPIACMPPINGFIAQDFTRPGCKNLYAELQPSQQFDPYVSPVYMTSSTGLSSAMGPSSFTDTFYTVLRDFPIGNPPAPNISGQYPVWSEPYSIDQFGDDWQQMTHWEDFSAYIHLVHARGFSGHWNTKALWMGGDGEPSPTLAWAIENAQHPPNIMALLNLYSSVRSGVKIRVSTSAEPFYGGGYGDGSWTYILYAAFIFTVYPCFFALYPAFERSSKVRALQISNGVRPLPMWTAYFLFDLCFVLVVSIAYTVTISMQFPVWFGPEYMLIICLLHGITSIFVSYIVSTWAKSQLSSFLWALGFNLLAYFGLALAYTLPSVLSDPLVVQRNADIISHVLGIFFPAGSLFRAMAVGWNLYQLGCRGDSDFQAPAGSWWGYGFPICYLVLQVIAFAFILCVLDKDLSLSLMPSRKEKTSPVTNNTAATLPSHQEEKLQPSLNSTPAENELLSISHISKSFGTNTAVSDVTFSLSQGEIIALLGPNGAGKTTVVNLIRGELAPDSGQVFLRGEDISSSSSAKSTINSAIGVCPQFDALDLLTARQHLRFYAKIKGIPPSETELNVTEVMNQVGLAPHADKLATKLSGGNKRKLSLAIALMGNPAVLVLDEPSSSMDAAAKRKMWKVLSHIASAPGRSLLLTTHSMEEADALATRAAILAGGKLLALGTTEELRREYSDSVCVQLVLKSAPTPTEKEVEMVEQWVRGQFGEGTVFEGRSLGGQVRFVVPSLFVSAAPSRAATVTGKDEERDSISAVSSKTEQQVVKGGVGRLIELIEESKERLGLEDYTVGAPTLERVFLSVVRDNFVEEDGKVRVPFWRRWFAKAA
- a CDS encoding hypothetical protein (EggNog:ENOG503P2S4), yielding MEPVPETERMEEFRPTSLPSSRASSSASATPSTLTPVGPPEFDYLRKPPTIRRSTDPSPSSSPISPTWTPGSLLTYRPRASSPLSSNHVRSRSAASLAPPPMVRTQSMPGINGGGHFSLSPQFRPSSPAGSPSRIRIPRKPVDEAFPTSPTRISVHDPERKLAERNSSPNLALSLTSSATIPKLRRPASPLRHMAVPGAGSFPVNGPLTPSAVATSPSYRAYDAFSSTSTFSTYPSSSVPSTPTSLRSRSPSISSLETIPDSPDAEEAALEAERIAQLKAAAEAAEGGEEEKGRSSLDGSSRGRTLSGFSSRDKRKRWSVCGAERRQDLDLETIWED
- the OP-2 gene encoding Rhodopsin-like protein (EggNog:ENOG503P4EB) — protein: MCLIFTCGEHTFRKEVEGYEGIVCRCHNCGNYSASVIKSHPWFTFCFVPVIPLSMKGYEDVSCRVCNYSQPLSHRQDVQHMRGGGGQGIPMQPPPPGQGNQGWGHGPPPPNGQMQYK
- the RPP1 gene encoding RNA-binding RNA processing protein rpp1 (BUSCO:EOG09264THP; COG:J; EggNog:ENOG503NZSQ), which gives rise to MLYDLNIAWSPGLSPSDLQNTLRLSKTLGYDVVALNNTITGSQIPYSPSPITNPIPILNPQQPAGGGGAPSSITTPSTTASSSLPSSSLPTILRRATLEITDPATTNYRLPDFTRAYDLLALRPTSDRSFTWACNNTTDPPALISLDLTRPLGYHIHPRTAMAAVHRGSRFEVCYSQAVQLSSLNPESARARSIFIGNVQSLVRATKGRGIVISSEAKSALGLRGPADVVNLMAVWGLGPERGFEGLGTGARAVVVNEGVRRRGFRGVVDIVSVAEGGPERAKGEEEETDGKQGKKGQKQKGQQQQQQQGQGQKRKNNDKGGGGGGGQQKNNKKMRKEEMA